Proteins encoded together in one Gigantopelta aegis isolate Gae_Host chromosome 8, Gae_host_genome, whole genome shotgun sequence window:
- the LOC121379128 gene encoding uncharacterized protein LOC121379128, producing the protein MAAIGMGQKRSRSDLEEDCDDCLPISKRINRLHIKPTRLSEDDDPAKQAPCGECSTQTRECLSGETYWPVNNIQTQQSPIDMLTYRQVDGSGSQHMENNNNIPVCSSEVPGQVASDGMDDVMVYDPELDESENPFYFHSNHLLFNAHVSRTTRTKSFPDS; encoded by the exons AATGGGCCAGAAACGATCGCGAAGTGACCTTGAAGAAGACTGTGATGATTGTCTCCCGATATCTAAGAGGATTAACAGACTACATATAAA GCCCACTAGACTAAGTGAAGATGATGATCCTGCGAAACAG GCTCCGTGTGGTGAGTGCAGCACTCAGACCCGTGAATGTCTGTCAGGCGAAACATACTGGCCGGTCAACAACATCCAGACACAACAGAGTCCAATAGACATGCTCACCTACAGGCAGGTGGATGGCAGTGGCTCGCAGCATatggaaaacaacaacaacattccCGTGTGCAGTTCGGAGGTGCCAGGGCAGGTAGCGAGCGACGGAATGGACGATGTAATGGTGTATGACCCTGAACTGGATGAGTCTGAAAACCCATTCTACTTCCACTCGAACCACCTGCTGTTCAACGCCCACGTGTCCAGGACTACCAGGACTAAGTCCTTCCCTGACAGCTAG